ATTCATAATGTTGATATTTTCATTCAGGAATCTGATCTACTTTTAACCCCAGTTGATGAGGtataaaatgaatataattttagttcttttatctctgtttttcaataaaatttgccccccaaaacataaaatataaggaTTACCCAAATACATgttttctaaattctaattactgttcttttagttttattttcctgttttttatctaaattaaaaatgttaacctctattttttataatttaaaaaaactttgattCCTTTTCACTAATGTTATCTATGATTCTATGTGTTGATGCTGTCACTTGGCAAAGGAAGAACTTAAGAGTAACCGAATACAGAGAAGAGTTCATGAGTTGCTCTCTAAGGCTGCTACCTCAAAACCTAAACATGCTTGTTTGAACCAACGTGAGCTCCATTTTGTCTTCTTCCGTAAGCCAAATAGTTTTCAAGAGTCGAAAGACAGAGCTGGCCATGTTTCTGGCATGCATTTTGAGAAGACAGTTCTTCAAGGTAACTTTTGTTTGtccatttttactttattacttTGAAGTAAGAACCTTACAACATGGGCAATAATGTGAAGTATAATATTGTGAACAATTGTAAATTGTCATAATTTCTTGTATAAGTGCAGATATGTGCACTATTGGGCTTTTCTAAAATGTTAATATAAGCTATTCATGAAGCTTTGCTAAACACTAGCACATTTAAGTCCATAGTAGCCTATTCTTGtgcaataaattatttatgattgctGATTAGTCAACCAAATATTGCAGGTGTTAGCCCTGGCAAACAGATTGCTGTTGGTGCTGGAGAATTTGAAGATATAAAATGCGGGTATCATCTTGCCTTGGAAATCATATACAGTTACTAAGATTCCTAGTTGTAAAAATTGTCATTGCTTGACATGAAATCGTTTCTGCTTGTAGCATTGTAATCAAAGATCCATTTTTTACAATACTCCATATCCATCATAAAGAAATTGATATATGCTCCTCAAATGACTGATTGCAGCCTCTGAAGATATTTATTCTTCTGTTGTTATTACAAAATGTTGAGGGTAATTAATGAGTATGGTGCAACTGGCTGGCTTTTTGTAGGATGGCACTTAAGAGCATTGGTTACAGATCAGTACCAGTTGATGGCTTACCTTTTGATCATAAGAAAGGTGAATGAATACTGGATGCTCTCAATTCATTCAGAAGTCTccattgttttaattaattcatgtttCATATTTTCTGGTGGAGAAGCCATGTTTAAATCAAtgcttgtttaaaaaatatgactGATTCTAGAAAAATTTCTTCTGGTTTTTGAAAATGATCTGTGtaagtaaaaacataaaatgaaaatagaaaacattttctcaaaccaaacaGCCCTAGAGATTTGGAAATAAGTGATTTAGTTTTGTTGATCCTAGggttttaattgaaaaatgaaaaggaaaacaaaaataacatttataatatttttttaaagttctttTAGATGAAGTTTATGCTCTCTTGAAATAGTCtttggcattttttttttcatgacatggttttgtttaatattagTAGATCAGAAGTTTTTACATGACTGCAAAACAGTACATGGATTGCTTAACTCTTAaccttaaaaaaagaattatagatTCTAATGGAACTAGTGTGTTGAACTTGtgtatttgtgttttttaagGGTGTTTCTAGTCAGGACTTGTAAATGGATTGTTTTGCTCTTTTGTGttgatgtatttttatttactttcttttCTATATTCTTCTCATTGTAGCTATAGGTTAAGTAATTTGGAGGATTCCTAACATTCCTTCTTCGTAGTCTCTCCTCTccttttgttaataaattattctttataaaaaaattgaattggtGTTTTGAAGACATTGGCCAAGAAACATGATGTGTGGGTGTATGTAAATGTGTCATCTGAATTCTGACAGGAGCTCAtagttgtatatatatatatatatatatatatatatatatatatatattggctaCCTTTCAGGTGTAGTTCCAAATGATAGAGGTCGAGTGTTGAGTGACCCTTCAGATCCTTCAGTTCTTGAAAAGGGCTTGTATGTATGTGGATGGCTGAAGAGAGGACCGACTGGAATTATTGCCACAAACCTCTATTGTGCAGAAGAAACTGTATGTATCTCTTGCTTTTTCTATTCATATTCTTCCATAGCAGTTAAACTGACAGAAGTAGCTAGATGATGATTAAATCAGTCATACTAAAATGTCTTCTTAATTGTTATACTTGTGCAATAATTTACTTATGTTAGTATTGTATTTTCTGCTGATATCCACATGATAGGTTTCGAGCATATCAGCAGACCTTGAAAAAGGAGGGTTGATTTGGTCATCAACCTTGCCCAAACCTGGCAGGGACGGACTTCTCCAGCTTCTGCATGATAGAAATATCAGAGTAGTTTCATTAAGTGATTGGGAAAAGATAGACTCTGAAGAAAGGAGGCTTGGAAGTTCAAGGAACAAACCTAGGGAAAAACTAGCCAGCTGggatgaactatacaaaactaCCTCATAATGAATCAATTATTTCACATGATACTTCATTATTTTAGCTTGATAAACATCTTATCGTACACCAAGAacagtaaataatttatacacatTTGTTGGCGAAGTCATCCTCTTTATCTGTTGTAATGCCCCCactttattttgttatattattttttaaaaggagaAATCCCTTTGAAGAGttcttttagttttaattttaagttctaATCTTTGTCGTCATGCATACCTGCGGACAGAGGCATGAATTTTTGGATTGATcacaaatcatgtatcaaagaACCTGTTGAGCAGTGATAATTGTATGGTTGTTGCCTCACTGAAACGCTCAATTGTTTATATACAgctatttattatgttttaagttTCTCAGAATACTTTTAAGTACTGTTTAGCATTATGTAAGTAATAACACATCATTACgataatttacaataattttttttataaaataaatcaaacataatttatcAGCAATGACCAAGATTGCTGATAAATTATCATAGTGTATTGTTGTCTCATGAGTCAATTATCAGCAATTACCAAGATTATACCTGACAAAATAGATAGTTTAGATTGCATTGAGATATACAAGGACATTGTTGGCTTATTAGATTGTTATAAGTATGGTTGTTAAAgcacaatataaaatattaaactttacttaaaaaaacataatgaaattatgattctGTTATAAAGGAAGACAATTGCACAATAGAAGCATGATTCTGTTGTGCAATTGGAGTGAGATCAAATAACAAAATGGAAACATCATTACGTTGTGTTATCTCCAAAGCACAATGGTGTCTTTGTTGTGCAATTGTACAATAGAATTGTGCttgcttttttcattttttttcaccctcCACCCCCATTGCACAAGGAAAACCTGATTCCATTGTATAATTTGTCAAGGGGTAGTTTTAGGATTTGGTTAAAGTGCACCCACATGAGTAGTGTCATTAGCAAAACTGGGGATGCCAATAGCAACTTTGGAGTAGTATTTGTTCCATTGAATTCGGTTTCTAACAGATTCGAAGTCCAGAAATGAACTTTCCCACTCCAACCCACATGAAATCGATTTTTCAACCCTCTCTGCCCAAAAACTCACCCAAAACATTTTTGTCGAATTAATTAGTCGGGTTCAGATTCACGTACACCCTTATTTTTATCACCATATTTATTTATGGTCATTATTTGAATATTCCACGCTATTTAAGTGAGAGATTGATCTAATTTGGAGAAATGAAACtgcttaatttaaaatttgggtCATGTAGGTTGAACTCTAACATTTTATTCAGGATCTCAGTCACATGATTTAAAGTTCGCCATTTAAAGTCTGTTTAGAACAGTTTTTAAAGAGAAatagtaactttttttaaaaaaaaaattttaatctaaaagcGTGATAAAAATAATTGCTATTTTTAAAACGAGTTAAACTAAACATACACTAAATTAGTGTGTGATGTATCCatgaaagaaagaatataaaCATGTTTCTTTTCTGAGATTCTATACAAGGTAAAGCAAGAAAAACTGCGAACGAGTTATGCGTATAATAAAACGAAAAAGGTGGAAAGAGAGGATAGGCcttatgtatataaaaatgAGAGCGACAGGCTAACAAATAGACATAATTAGGTGGCACATGAGGGAATAACCAACATTGAACATTGATGTTGAACTTTGGCAATTGGTATCATGCTACATGATATCTATATTGAACATTCGCATGTCCCATATAACATGCAATGGAAATGGTCACTCAAACCTTTGAGAAACGCAGAATCCAAggctttccttctttttctttttttcatccccactttttttttcctcttgatGAGGAAACATCAACTTATCCAATGTCCACATGGCTCCCTTTTCGTTGGGTTTTCTTTACCttttataatgtatatattattaattatacccTTATAGTCATATCATCTTATAGGGTCCCTTTGCCTTTCTGAAATATACTTAGCCTTTTATTACATGAGAGTCTCTTTCTTCTAACCTTTTACTTTTGATGTCAATAAAATCTACCATGGTTTGTTGCTCTCTTAGCTTTCTTGTGGTTGACAAAACCTCTCAAGACCCGTGCCCTCTACTCCACCCCTTAAAGATAATAATGATCCCAATTGCTTCTCTATGCAACTTCTTTCTGAAGGGACAATGGCAAAGCATGCCCCCCATCAAGGGCAGAAATTTACATGAATGGAGATTAGGCATAATTAACTAAATGTCAACGGATTTTTAATTCATCGTACCATATGTATTCAAATGTGACCAGGAAGTAAAGAGATAGTACAAATTGTGGATAAATATAAATGGTTTAAAATAAGTGTTCTAGTGCACTATACATATACTACTAGTGTATATTGAAACAGTTTAAATGCCCGACTGGGGATTTTTGAAGGGTTCACTAAACTATTTGGCAAAATTAATCCAACTTTAAAGTTGAAAAgttaaactataaaattattttattgaacgataaatagcattttaaaaaaaaatttaaaaattattttaaaaaatcatttatcaaacaaacaacaagtttttcaactaataaaaataaaaaaattaactaaaatacctTTTTTAAATGTACTCTTGATGCTTTATCAGTACAGTTTTGGAcacgttaatattttttaatgcagCATATAATTTTGTGTTGGAACATATTGCGCCACGCATCCTAGCACAAACAAAGAAGAGGCCAAAAGCCATATGCATGATATCCCACGACCACGTGACTATGGGGCTTCACAAATGACTTTATTTAAAGCAATGCGCTGCTAGCTTAATTAGTTGCTTATTTGTAATTAAGCAGTGGTCCAAACTCCAAATTAAATGTGTTCTAGCTTGCATTGTTTACCTTTTTAGTCTGATCAAGATCCTAGTCTTATTTTTTCATCTATCACTACATGCATGTTGCACAAAGAGAAAACCACATTTACCCGTCATTTCTAACTAATCTATCAACAATCTGATTAACTTATCTGAAGATAGGTTTTCACTATCAGATATTtctaaatgatatatataactAATCTATTAGCAACCTGATtagctaaaatttaaatttactaagttttttttttatgtttgtataatttttaataaattttaactcgtaataaaacatatataagaaAGAGTATTATTAGGGAATATATTACAATGCTCCTTTATGCTAATATCAATTACTAACTCGATTGATCCAATTTTCACATATAATATTCACACTTTAATGGAATGTCAGTATATTATTCATGCACTATGCTTTTTCTTGGTTATAATGGCATTATTACTCCTAAAATCAAGGCAAAACGATCGCTTCTAATTGttgacagtttttttttttttttacaaaatttaaatacagtattataaaactttttaatattactctttaattaaaattggaatATTACTTTCATTACTCATTAGTGACGGGTTGAGATTGATTTGTTTACTGTCACCAATATAAagaataaacaattaaatttataatttgtaaaaaaaaaattaaacatacgaGGAGGGATAGATTAGACCAATGAAAAATCATTTGTTATCTTATTCATATATAGAGAGAGGGAAGATAAAATTACATCTATATAACATGGaaaactattatattattttataacttttaattgaataatatttttttaagacttaccatttaattgaaaattcatCTCACATATATTACATAGATAAAATTTcatgttaatataaaattatttgttatattatttatataaattaagatcgacgtaatataaatattttaaaatataccaaaatatgaataatttggTTACTTCTTattattgttcaattttttataaaatttgacacaaacaatcttaataatatatagatataattcaataattgaatcaataaaaatcacattatatatcaagttataaaaattgtataataattatcaaaactcttatgacaaattaattataataaaatttaaaaataaaatctgttaaaaaattaatttaacaattttctaaaataaattaaatatgttgttggaCAAGTATACACTCCCTATGTTTTAAACACCGTCTTcaatattaagaaatataatgtttttacgtgaaattaaaaattaaatgaacttAACTAATCAAATGATAAATGTGAAATGAAGTATTCCATTTGTTCCTATTTACAATAAGACATactaagtaattattttttctcttattataaagtttgatttcatttcttttgtgtactaattattttttaattaaaatatcctAAGATTTCTCTCGAGATTGGAAAAGACGAATAGGTTTTCGATAAagttaagataaattttaaaaaacattataattataaacatatttaaaattaataactaaattaactaatttttttaataaatatgaatagtCAACTGTATCTTATAATTAAAGACATAAGAGtacttttcttatatttgactTGAGTATAGAaggattaaaatataacaaattctAACCAGTGCTCTTAGgagattagttaaaaaattaaaaaaaatatttttattgaaatgcataaaattatactaataatttttttatactctctTATAATctttatcataaatattttttaaatttcttaataatatCCTAAGTTAGCAATACGATTAAAATAATAGTGACTTACAGGATAATATATTCTAAGTTCTGTGATGATTATTGATGAGGCACAGAAAAAGGTTACAGGGGCTCGACGCACAGAATCGTTTCCCATTGCTCCATAGAGTGAGTGTTATAGTCCATAGTGTATGGATTGTTGCAGTGATGGAAGCAGTGATTTTGGCCATTGGATTTAAATCTAAtggttattaaaaataagaatataaaaaatatatttatatgtccATATCGCTATGAACAGAGCAAATGGGATTTTACAAAATGCAAAGCTAAacaataattttcatttcatttaaaacGCTTCTTCTCTTTTAACTCCAACTCCTAATCCTCTTTCTCCACCCCTCCGCATCTCGCCGACAACGTAACGGTTTCGCGGTGGCCGTTTCTGCCGCCGT
The genomic region above belongs to Glycine max cultivar Williams 82 chromosome 14, Glycine_max_v4.0, whole genome shotgun sequence and contains:
- the LOC100783738 gene encoding NADPH:adrenodoxin oxidoreductase, mitochondrial isoform X1 — translated: MQKLGLLGARRWLCRSISSNPLRVCVVGSGPAGFYTAEKMLKAHQQAHVDIIDRLSTPFGLVRSGVAPDHPETKIVINQFSRVAHHERCSFLGNVTLGSSISLSELRDLYHVVVLAYGAESDRSLGIPGENLKGIHSAREFVWWYNGHPDGRNLEPDLKSTDTAVILGQGNVALDVARILLRPTTELATTDIASHALATLEESSIRVVYLVGRRGPAQAACTAKELREILGIHNVDIFIQESDLLLTPVDEEELKSNRIQRRVHELLSKAATSKPKHACLNQRELHFVFFRKPNSFQESKDRAGHVSGMHFEKTVLQGVSPGKQIAVGAGEFEDIKCGMALKSIGYRSVPVDGLPFDHKKGVVPNDRGRVLSDPSDPSVLEKGLYVCGWLKRGPTGIIATNLYCAEETVSSISADLEKGGLIWSSTLPKPGRDGLLQLLHDRNIRVVSLSDWEKIDSEERRLGSSRNKPREKLASWDELYKTTS
- the LOC100783738 gene encoding NADPH:adrenodoxin oxidoreductase, mitochondrial isoform X2; amino-acid sequence: MLISLTGCPRLLGWFAPVLHPITLKPSLPENLQQIVINQFSRVAHHERCSFLGNVTLGSSISLSELRDLYHVVVLAYGAESDRSLGIPGENLKGIHSAREFVWWYNGHPDGRNLEPDLKSTDTAVILGQGNVALDVARILLRPTTELATTDIASHALATLEESSIRVVYLVGRRGPAQAACTAKELREILGIHNVDIFIQESDLLLTPVDEEELKSNRIQRRVHELLSKAATSKPKHACLNQRELHFVFFRKPNSFQESKDRAGHVSGMHFEKTVLQGVSPGKQIAVGAGEFEDIKCGMALKSIGYRSVPVDGLPFDHKKGVVPNDRGRVLSDPSDPSVLEKGLYVCGWLKRGPTGIIATNLYCAEETVSSISADLEKGGLIWSSTLPKPGRDGLLQLLHDRNIRVVSLSDWEKIDSEERRLGSSRNKPREKLASWDELYKTTS